A stretch of DNA from Hydrogenophaga sp. SL48:
TCGGCCTATGCCGGTGTGCAGGACGCCATGATCCAGTGGTGGTACGGCCACAACGCCGTGGGCTTCTTCCTGACGGCGGCCTTCCTGGGCATGATGTATTACTTCATCCCCAAGCAGGCCGAGCGCCCGGTCTACTCCTACCGCCTGTCCATCGTCCACTTCTGGGCGCTGATTTTCACTTACATGTGGGCGGGTCCCCACCACCTGCACTACACCGCGCTGCCCGACTGGACGCAATCGGTTGGCATGGTGTTCTCCCTGATCCTGCTGGCCCCCAGCTGGGGCGGCATGATCAACGGCATCATGACCCTCTCGGGTGCCTGGCACAAACTGCGTGACGACCCCATCCTGCGCTTCCTGATCGTGTCCCTGTCGTTCTACGGCATGTCCACCTTCGAAGGTCCGATGATGTCCATCAAGACCGTCAACGCCCTGTCGCACTACACCGACTGGACCGTGGGCCACGTGCACTCTGGCGCTCTGGGCTGGGTGGGACTGGTGTCCATGGGGTCGCTGTATTACCTGATTCCACGCCTGTACGGCCAGAAGAAGATGTACTCGGTGCCTGCGATTGAAGTCCATTTCTGGGTGGCCACCATCGGCATCGTGCTGTACATCGCAGCGATGTGGATCGCCGGTGTGATGCAGGGCCTGATGTGGCGCTCGGTCAACCCGGACGGCAGCCTGACCTACACCTTCGTTGAATCGGTCAAGGCCACCTTCCCCTTCTATGTCATCCGCCTGCTCGGTGGTCTGCTGTACCTGGGCGGCATGGTCATCATGCTGTGGAACGTGATCATGACGACCCGCCAGGGCAGGGTGCAGGATGTGCCCGTGCTCGCCGTCAACCCGGCTCATGCCTGAGGAGTAAAACAACATGTCTTCACACGAAACTCCCGTCGGCCACGCCAAGATCGAGACCAACAACTTCCTGATGATCGTCTTGATCACGCTGGTGGTGGCGGTCGGTGGTCTGGTCGAAATCGTTCCTCTGTTTTTCCAGAAATCCACCACCCAGCCGATCGAGGGCCTCAAGCCCTACACCGCGCTGCAACTGGCGGGTCGCGATGTCTATGTGAGTGAGGGTTGCTACAACTGCCACTCGCAGATGATCCGTCCCTTCCAGGCCGAGACGCTGCGTTATGGCCCGTACTCCGTGGCGGGCGAGTTTGTGTACGACCGCCCGTTCCAGTGGGGTTCCAAGCGCACGGGTCCCGATCTGCATCGCGTGGGAGGTCGCTACAGCGACGAATGGCACCGCATCCACCTGAACAATCCGCGTGATCTGGTGCCCGAGTCCAACATGCCGGCCTATCCGTTCCTGAGCGAGAAGACGGTGGACGCAGAGTCCATGCCCAAGCGCATGCAGGTGCTGCGCACGCTGGGTGCACCTTACTCGGACGAAGAGATCGCCAAGTCGGTGGAAGACACCAAGGGCAAGACGCAGATGGAAGCGGTGATCGCGTACCTGCAGGTGCTCGGAACCGCCCGCACGGCGGCACCCGTCGCGGCCGCCACGCCACCCGCTGCGGCCACCGCACCCGTGGTCGCTGCAGCCCCCGCCGCTGGTGACGACGCTCGGGTGGTGGTGGACAACGGCATGGTCAAGTTCTACTTTGCTTCTGGCAAGGCCGACCTGGCACAAGGCGGTGCGGATGCCCTGGCAGACGCGGCCAAGGCCGCCAAAGACGGCAAGAAGCTGACGGTGAGCGGTTTTCATGACTCGACCGGTGACCTCGCCACCAACCAGGAGCTGGCCAAGACGCGCGCTGTTGCGGTGCGTGACGCCCTCGTGGCTCTGGGCGTGGACGCTGCTCAGGTGGAACTGTTGAAGCCCACCGCGACCGAGGGCGGTGGTGCCAACCCCGAAGCCCGCCGGGTGGAAGTCAGCATTCAATAACGCGAGACACCATCATGGACATCAACGACCTGCGCAGCATCGTGACGGTGGTCAGCCTGCTGACCTTTGTGGGCATCGTGGTCTGGGCCTGGTCCAAACGGAACCAGGCCGGTTTCGAAGAGGCGGCGCGGCTGCCCCTCCACGACGACTAACCCGCAGCACCCAATAAGAGAAACATCATGAGCGACTTTACAAGTGAATTCTGGCATCTCTATGTGGGCGGTCTGACACTCGTCAGCATCATTGCCTGCCTGGTCCTGCTCTGGATCAGCGGCACCACCAAGGCCGCGACACACGGCGACAACACGACCGGGCACGTCTGGGACGGTGACCTGAAAGAGATGAACAACCCGCTGCCCAAGTGGTGGGTCTACCTGTTCGTCCTGACGGTGGTGTTCGCGCTGGTCTATGGCGTGCTCTACCCGACCTTTGGCAAATTCCAGGGCGTTCTGGGCTGGACGTCACAGGGCCAGCATGCCGCCGAAGTGGCCAAAGTCGAAAAGGCCATCGCGCCCATCTACGCCAAGTTCCAGGACATGAAGCCCGAAGCACTCGCCGGCGATGCCGCCGCGATGGCCATCGGCGAACGCTTGTTCATGAACAACTGCGCTCAGTGCCATGGTTCCGATGCACGCGGCGCGAAGGGCTTCCCCAACCTGGCCGACGGCGACTGGCTGTACGGCGGCTCGCCCGACGTGATCAAGACCACGCTCACCAACGGTCGCATCGGCGTGATGCCGCCCATGGCTGCCGCCGTGGGCACCGCTGAAGATGTGCGCGACGTGGCCAACTACGTGCTCAGCCTGTCCGGCAGCCCGCACGATGCGGTGCGCGCCTCACAAGGCAAGGGCAAGTTTGCGGCCTGCGCGGCCTGCCACGGGCAGGACGGCAAAGGCACCCAGGCCATGGGTGCTCCCAACCTGACCGATGGCATCTGGTTGCACGGCTGGGGCGAAGACGCCATCGTGCGCGCCGTGAACAATGGCTTCACCAACCAGATGCCCGCCCAGGCCGGCAAGCTGAACGAGAGCCAGATCAATGTGCTGGCCTCCTACGTCTGGGGCATGTCCAACAAGCCCGCGAAGTGATTCGCGCCTGATCGAGAAGGGGTCGCCGAAAGGCGGTCCCTTTTGGTGTTATTTACTGATATAGGCATGTTGTGAGCACCGCTTCTTCCGACGCCAACAAACCCATGGTTCCCGTTTCTGCTGGCAACCCCCAGGGCGGCGCCGCGGAAGATGAGGAGATGGTCTCCCTTTACGCCTCTCGGCAGAAGATCTACCCCCGATCCGTGTCGGGTCTGTTCTCCAAGTGGCGTTGGTTCACCGTCTGGATCACCCAGATCGTGTTTTATGGCCTTCCGTGGCTGGAGTGGAACGCGCGGCAGGCGGTGCTCTTTGACCTTGAAGCCCGCCGCTTTTACATTTTTGGCCTGGTGCTGTACCCGCAGGATTTCATCTACCTGACGGGGTTGCTGGTGATCTCGGCGCTGGCCCTGTTCCTTTTCACGGCCGTGGCCGGTCGCCTGTGGTGCGGCTACGCCTGCCCCCAGACGGTGTACACCGAGGTGTTCCTCTGGATCGAGAAGAAGGTCGAAGGGGATCGATCCGCCCGCATGCGGCTGGACAAAGCCGAGCTGTCTGCTCAGAAGCTGGGCAAGAAGTGGCTCAAGCACGCGTTGTGGATTCTGTTTTCGCTCTGGACGGGCTTCACCTTCGTCGGGTACTTCACGCCGATTCGCGAGCTGGCTGTGGTTTCCCTGGCCGCTTCTCTGGGGCCCTGGCAGACCTTCTGGATCTTTTTCTATGGCTTTGCCACCTATGGCAACGCCGGCTTCATGCGCGAGCAGGTGTGCAAGTACATGTGCCCCTATGCCCGCTTCCAGAGCGCGATGTTCGACAAGGACACGATGATCGTCACCTACGACGAGAAACGGGGTGAGCCGCGGGGACCGCGTTCCAAGAAAGCCGATCCCCAGGCGCTGGGCTTGGGCGCCTGTGTCGATTGCACGCTGTGTGTGCAGGTGTGCCCGACCGGCATCGACATCCGCAAGGGCCTTCAATACGAATGCATCGGGTGCGGCGCCTGCATTGACGTGTGTGACGAGGTGATGGACAAGGTGGGCTATCCCCGCGGACTGGTCAAGTACGCGACGCAGAACGGCATGGCCAATGGCTGGACGACGGCACAGATGGTCCGTCGAGGTCTGCGCCCGCGCGTGCTTGTCTACACGGGCATCCTGATGGCCATCACGACCGCCGTGATGGTGAGTCTGTACCTGCGCACCCCGCTCAAGGTGGATGTGATCCGTGACCGGGGCACGCTG
This window harbors:
- the ccoP gene encoding cytochrome-c oxidase, cbb3-type subunit III: MSDFTSEFWHLYVGGLTLVSIIACLVLLWISGTTKAATHGDNTTGHVWDGDLKEMNNPLPKWWVYLFVLTVVFALVYGVLYPTFGKFQGVLGWTSQGQHAAEVAKVEKAIAPIYAKFQDMKPEALAGDAAAMAIGERLFMNNCAQCHGSDARGAKGFPNLADGDWLYGGSPDVIKTTLTNGRIGVMPPMAAAVGTAEDVRDVANYVLSLSGSPHDAVRASQGKGKFAACAACHGQDGKGTQAMGAPNLTDGIWLHGWGEDAIVRAVNNGFTNQMPAQAGKLNESQINVLASYVWGMSNKPAK
- the ccoN gene encoding cytochrome-c oxidase, cbb3-type subunit I translates to MSVTSKTSQPAVYNDSVVRGFAIMSVIYGVVGMLVGVIIAAQLTWPELNMGIEWLTYGRLRPLHTNAVIFAFGGSVLFATSYYVVQRTCHTNLFSNKLAWLTFWGWNAVIVSAVITLPMGLTQSKEYAELIWPIDLLITVVWVSYAIVFFGTVGTRKVKHIYVANWFFGAYIITIALLHIFNNLAIPTSATHSYSAYAGVQDAMIQWWYGHNAVGFFLTAAFLGMMYYFIPKQAERPVYSYRLSIVHFWALIFTYMWAGPHHLHYTALPDWTQSVGMVFSLILLAPSWGGMINGIMTLSGAWHKLRDDPILRFLIVSLSFYGMSTFEGPMMSIKTVNALSHYTDWTVGHVHSGALGWVGLVSMGSLYYLIPRLYGQKKMYSVPAIEVHFWVATIGIVLYIAAMWIAGVMQGLMWRSVNPDGSLTYTFVESVKATFPFYVIRLLGGLLYLGGMVIMLWNVIMTTRQGRVQDVPVLAVNPAHA
- a CDS encoding cbb3-type cytochrome oxidase subunit 3 translates to MDINDLRSIVTVVSLLTFVGIVVWAWSKRNQAGFEEAARLPLHDD
- a CDS encoding OmpA family protein, which encodes MVKFYFASGKADLAQGGADALADAAKAAKDGKKLTVSGFHDSTGDLATNQELAKTRAVAVRDALVALGVDAAQVELLKPTATEGGGANPEARRVEVSIQ
- the ccoG gene encoding cytochrome c oxidase accessory protein CcoG, producing MVPVSAGNPQGGAAEDEEMVSLYASRQKIYPRSVSGLFSKWRWFTVWITQIVFYGLPWLEWNARQAVLFDLEARRFYIFGLVLYPQDFIYLTGLLVISALALFLFTAVAGRLWCGYACPQTVYTEVFLWIEKKVEGDRSARMRLDKAELSAQKLGKKWLKHALWILFSLWTGFTFVGYFTPIRELAVVSLAASLGPWQTFWIFFYGFATYGNAGFMREQVCKYMCPYARFQSAMFDKDTMIVTYDEKRGEPRGPRSKKADPQALGLGACVDCTLCVQVCPTGIDIRKGLQYECIGCGACIDVCDEVMDKVGYPRGLVKYATQNGMANGWTTAQMVRRGLRPRVLVYTGILMAITTAVMVSLYLRTPLKVDVIRDRGTLARMVEQGRIENVFRLQVMNATESTQRYVIGVTGLPGITIASESEVEVLPTEVRSAVIRVQVPPGAASTGSHPIQFDVRSTGDEVSQVKEKAAFLIPR